One window of the Brevibacterium limosum genome contains the following:
- a CDS encoding energy-coupling factor transporter transmembrane component T family protein, whose translation MSESRDQHVRPSPEVAFEDPGRLIPTVRSTALARCNPLTKTGVALILMVAALLSIDLVSAGVVLLATVLALPATGLDLVAAAKRLWFLPAGALLAAWGTALLAEKTGDVVVDFGPVLFTTGSLAAAAAIFVRALALAIPLIVLASTIDPRDLSDALIQHLRLPEVVVVSVLAASRLLGLLVSEWQVLAMARRARGVARGSLLRRTSSLFSGVFVLLVVSIRRATTLAMAMEGRAFGRPGRTWRRQSTFAARDYAALLISLAVCGIAVGAAHLLGVWNPIIG comes from the coding sequence GGATCCGGGCCGGCTCATCCCCACGGTGCGCTCCACCGCTTTGGCTCGGTGCAATCCGCTGACGAAGACCGGTGTCGCGCTCATCCTCATGGTGGCAGCGCTGCTGAGCATCGATCTGGTCTCTGCCGGGGTGGTGCTGCTCGCAACAGTGCTGGCGCTGCCGGCGACGGGGCTCGATCTGGTCGCCGCGGCCAAGCGGCTGTGGTTCCTCCCGGCGGGTGCTCTGCTCGCCGCCTGGGGCACGGCTCTGTTGGCGGAGAAGACCGGAGACGTGGTCGTCGACTTCGGACCCGTTCTGTTCACCACGGGTTCGTTGGCCGCGGCCGCGGCGATCTTCGTCCGTGCACTGGCCCTGGCGATTCCGCTCATCGTGCTCGCGTCGACGATCGATCCGCGCGATCTGTCCGATGCGCTCATTCAGCATCTGCGTCTGCCCGAGGTCGTCGTGGTCTCCGTCCTGGCGGCGTCCCGTCTGCTCGGACTGCTCGTCAGTGAGTGGCAGGTGCTGGCGATGGCCAGGCGGGCCCGAGGCGTCGCCCGCGGTTCGCTGCTGCGGCGCACGAGCAGCCTCTTCAGCGGGGTGTTCGTTCTGCTCGTCGTCTCGATTCGCCGGGCAACGACCTTGGCGATGGCGATGGAGGGCCGGGCATTCGGCCGACCGGGGCGCACCTGGCGCAGACAGTCCACCTTCGCGGCTCGAGACTACGCGGCGCTGCTCATCAGCCTGGCTGTCTGTGGGATCGCGGTCGGTGCTGCTCACCTGCTCGGAGTATGGAACCCGATCATCGGCTGA
- a CDS encoding putative quinol monooxygenase, producing MIFIVVKYDVKPESVEKFPEAVRAFTEATRAEPGNLFFEWSKSLENPNEFVLVEAFTDEGAEPHVTSDHFAAGLEAMRPHLVSTPKIISRKIDGEGWDEMGELKID from the coding sequence ATGATCTTCATCGTCGTGAAGTATGACGTGAAACCCGAAAGCGTCGAGAAGTTCCCCGAGGCCGTTCGGGCCTTCACCGAGGCGACCCGCGCCGAACCCGGCAATCTCTTCTTCGAATGGTCGAAGAGCCTGGAGAACCCGAACGAGTTCGTCCTCGTCGAAGCGTTCACCGACGAAGGAGCCGAACCGCACGTGACCAGCGATCATTTCGCCGCCGGTCTCGAAGCGATGCGCCCGCATCTGGTCTCGACCCCGAAGATCATCTCCCGCAAGATCGACGGCGAAGGCTGGGACGAGATGGGCGAACTCAAGATCGACTGA
- a CDS encoding class I SAM-dependent methyltransferase translates to MSFDHQWNRVRRANPDHSANYAQRWRDLAAAGHDIGGEARFVNAMAPRGSRILDAGCGTGRAGGLLIDEGHTVFGVDLDEFLISVAEEDFPSGEWHTGDLADFDFAGAGVNEIDVAFCAGNVLSFLDPASRRQTLGNIKSTLKHGGRFVSGFGAGRGYDFDEFIDDVKATGMFVEQKFSTWELRPFDSDSDFLVLIAERL, encoded by the coding sequence ATGAGCTTCGACCATCAGTGGAACAGAGTACGCAGGGCCAACCCCGACCATTCGGCGAATTACGCGCAGCGGTGGCGAGATCTCGCCGCCGCCGGTCACGACATCGGCGGGGAGGCTAGGTTCGTCAACGCCATGGCTCCGCGAGGCTCTCGCATCCTCGACGCGGGCTGCGGAACCGGCCGGGCGGGCGGACTGCTCATCGATGAAGGACACACTGTCTTCGGCGTCGACCTCGACGAATTCCTCATCTCCGTCGCCGAGGAGGACTTCCCCAGCGGTGAATGGCACACCGGCGACCTCGCCGACTTCGACTTCGCCGGTGCCGGGGTCAACGAGATCGACGTGGCCTTCTGCGCCGGAAACGTCCTGTCCTTCCTCGACCCGGCCTCCCGGCGACAGACCCTGGGCAACATCAAATCAACGCTCAAGCACGGCGGTCGCTTCGTCTCGGGCTTCGGAGCAGGCCGCGGCTACGACTTCGACGAATTCATCGACGACGTCAAGGCCACGGGGATGTTCGTCGAGCAGAAGTTCTCGACCTGGGAACTGCGCCCCTTCGACTCCGACAGCGACTTCCTCGTCCTCATCGCCGAAAGGCTGTAG
- a CDS encoding LysR family transcriptional regulator, with protein sequence MTWTLGQLRTFVAVAELGSMTRAADHLGYSVGAVSQHISALRKVVASDLFRRRGRGLVLAEAGRTLLPRARNILAAQQQAEMAMLGRNFRSEAMVTLGVFGSASTTALPKVVRELAQRHPHIEVRAREINVETMSAAVIDGVIDLGIGINYPAVPLPPMRGLRWEAVADEDFGIVVPAGTPRPGNADLADADWILPPADELFGRAMRLATSALGINAKETHIVTDTAVALALAGTGLGLTLATPIMMSLGGPDVDLHPVTEAGGREIIVLTSPDPSDPVRAVAEVVADVFA encoded by the coding sequence ATGACATGGACGCTCGGACAGCTGCGCACCTTCGTCGCTGTGGCCGAACTCGGATCGATGACGCGGGCGGCCGACCATCTCGGCTACAGCGTCGGTGCCGTGTCCCAGCACATCTCCGCGCTGCGCAAGGTCGTCGCTTCCGATCTGTTCCGGCGACGCGGTCGTGGTCTCGTCCTCGCTGAGGCCGGGCGGACCCTCTTGCCCAGAGCCCGGAACATCCTCGCCGCTCAGCAGCAGGCGGAGATGGCGATGCTCGGTCGGAACTTCCGCAGCGAAGCCATGGTCACCCTCGGCGTCTTCGGGTCCGCGTCGACGACGGCGCTGCCGAAGGTGGTGCGGGAACTGGCGCAGCGTCATCCGCATATCGAGGTCCGGGCGCGGGAGATCAACGTCGAAACCATGTCGGCGGCCGTGATCGACGGAGTCATCGACTTAGGCATCGGAATCAACTATCCGGCCGTACCGCTGCCGCCGATGCGCGGACTGCGCTGGGAGGCCGTGGCGGACGAGGACTTCGGCATCGTCGTCCCCGCGGGGACGCCCCGACCCGGCAATGCCGATCTGGCCGACGCCGATTGGATCCTCCCGCCTGCCGATGAGCTCTTCGGCCGAGCGATGCGGTTGGCCACCTCGGCGCTGGGAATCAATGCGAAGGAGACCCACATCGTCACCGACACCGCGGTCGCACTGGCGCTCGCCGGAACCGGGCTCGGTCTGACCCTGGCGACGCCGATCATGATGTCGTTGGGCGGGCCCGATGTCGACCTCCACCCCGTCACCGAGGCGGGCGGACGAGAGATCATCGTGCTGACCTCCCCGGATCCCAGTGATCCGGTCCGAGCCGTCGCCGAGGTGGTCGCCGACGTCTTCGCATGA